In Phaeobacter gallaeciensis DSM 26640, a genomic segment contains:
- a CDS encoding TVP38/TMEM64 family protein, whose translation MPNQSDQPDIGENAPAQTAADESASRGEKKPALTRFLPLVLVLVVAVVGAMTLGDYLTFETLRDNRVTLMAFRDDNYLGLVGLFVLAYVVIVVFSLPGAAVASVTGGFLFGLVAGTVFNVLAATVGAVGIFLAARWGLGAMLTHRLEAAEGRVRILKRALRENEIEVLLLLRLVPAVPFFVANLLPALVGVKLVNFLWTTAVGIIPGAVVFTWIGVGLGAVFDRGETPDLSILWEPFVIGPILGLCVLAALPILLKKRRPPAAGKEQ comes from the coding sequence ATGCCAAATCAGTCCGACCAGCCAGATATCGGAGAAAACGCTCCGGCCCAGACCGCCGCAGACGAATCGGCCAGCAGGGGCGAGAAAAAACCAGCGCTGACCCGGTTCCTGCCGCTGGTGCTGGTGCTGGTGGTTGCGGTGGTCGGCGCGATGACCTTGGGCGATTATCTGACGTTTGAAACGCTGCGCGACAACCGAGTAACGCTGATGGCGTTTCGCGATGACAACTACCTTGGCCTCGTTGGTCTGTTCGTGCTGGCCTATGTGGTGATTGTCGTCTTCTCGCTGCCCGGTGCGGCGGTGGCCTCGGTCACTGGGGGATTCCTGTTCGGGCTGGTGGCGGGCACGGTGTTCAATGTGCTGGCGGCTACGGTTGGTGCTGTTGGTATCTTTCTGGCGGCGCGCTGGGGGCTTGGTGCGATGCTGACCCACCGGTTGGAGGCAGCCGAGGGGCGCGTGCGGATCCTCAAACGGGCGTTGCGGGAAAATGAGATCGAGGTGCTGTTGCTGTTGCGGCTGGTGCCTGCGGTGCCGTTCTTTGTCGCCAATCTGCTGCCTGCGCTGGTCGGGGTGAAGCTGGTCAATTTCTTGTGGACGACGGCCGTCGGTATCATTCCGGGCGCAGTGGTCTTCACCTGGATTGGTGTCGGCCTTGGTGCAGTGTTTGACCGGGGCGAGACGCCGGATCTGTCGATCCTGTGGGAGCCGTTTGTCATTGGGCCGATCCTTGGCCTGTGTGTGTTGGCGGCGCTGCCCATCCTGCTTAAGAAACGCCGCCCACCAGCCGCCGGAAAGGAACAGTGA
- a CDS encoding sensor histidine kinase, giving the protein MLNTLSGRFLILTTVFVMLAEILIFVPSISRFRLDYLADRLERAQIASLALLADDMLETELEAELLENAGVFNVVLRRDEVRQLVLSSPIPAPISGTYDLRMSSPFALIGHAMQRLVTPENQIIRVIGAPVRDAGLLIEITIETDGLRDAMIDYGVRILLLSAVISIFTAVLLFAAVRRFMVKPIKGVIGYMQRYAAAPEDARGIIHPTAGVRELREAEEALMQLQTELTQALKQRERLAQLGGAVAKVSHDLRNILTSAQLFTDRIEMSEDPLVRRLAPKLVNSITRAVSLCEGTLAFGRAEEPAPTFGRVALHGQIEDILESESLAGGTEGRVRFLNEVPVDLMLRADPEQLFRIVMNLVRNARQAIEATGQEGQITLSAREDAESWWISVADTGPGLPPKARENLFTPFQGGIRKGGTGLGLAIADELARGHGGMVVLRETGPEGTVFDICLPKGDGTL; this is encoded by the coding sequence ATGCTCAACACGCTTTCAGGCAGATTCCTGATCCTGACCACGGTCTTCGTGATGTTGGCCGAGATCCTGATCTTTGTGCCCTCCATCTCTCGGTTTCGGCTCGACTATCTGGCAGACAGGCTGGAACGGGCGCAGATTGCCTCGCTGGCGCTGCTGGCCGATGACATGCTGGAGACCGAATTGGAGGCGGAGCTGTTGGAAAACGCAGGCGTCTTCAACGTGGTGCTGCGACGGGATGAGGTGCGCCAGCTGGTGCTGTCTTCACCGATTCCGGCCCCGATTTCGGGCACCTATGATTTGCGGATGAGCAGCCCGTTTGCGCTGATTGGCCATGCGATGCAGCGGCTGGTGACGCCGGAAAATCAGATCATCCGGGTGATTGGCGCGCCGGTGCGCGATGCCGGGTTGCTGATTGAGATTACGATTGAGACAGACGGTCTGCGTGATGCGATGATCGACTATGGCGTGCGCATTCTGCTGTTGTCTGCGGTGATCTCCATCTTTACCGCAGTGTTGCTGTTTGCAGCAGTGCGCCGGTTTATGGTGAAACCGATCAAGGGCGTCATCGGCTATATGCAACGTTACGCCGCTGCGCCAGAGGACGCCCGCGGCATTATCCATCCCACCGCCGGGGTCCGCGAATTGCGCGAGGCGGAAGAGGCGCTGATGCAGTTGCAGACCGAGCTGACGCAGGCGTTAAAGCAGCGCGAGCGGCTGGCACAGCTGGGCGGTGCGGTGGCAAAGGTGAGCCATGATCTGCGCAATATCCTGACCTCGGCGCAGCTGTTCACCGATCGTATCGAGATGAGTGAAGACCCGTTGGTGCGCCGCCTTGCGCCTAAGCTGGTGAATTCAATCACCCGCGCGGTGTCGCTTTGCGAGGGAACGCTGGCGTTTGGCCGGGCTGAGGAACCGGCGCCGACCTTTGGCCGCGTCGCCCTGCATGGGCAGATAGAGGACATTCTGGAAAGCGAGAGTCTGGCGGGGGGCACTGAGGGGCGGGTCCGTTTCCTGAATGAGGTACCTGTGGATCTGATGCTGCGGGCCGATCCCGAACAGCTGTTTCGGATCGTGATGAATCTTGTGCGCAACGCGCGTCAGGCGATCGAGGCCACAGGGCAGGAGGGGCAGATCACCCTCTCTGCCCGCGAAGATGCCGAAAGCTGGTGGATTTCGGTTGCGGATACCGGTCCCGGTCTGCCGCCAAAGGCGCGGGAAAACCTCTTTACCCCGTTTCAGGGCGGTATTCGCAAGGGTGGCACCGGTCTGGGCCTTGCCATCGCTGATGAACTGGCGCGCGGTCATGGCGGCATGGTGGTTTTGCGTGAAACCGGTCCGGAGGGCACAGTGTTTGACATCTGTCTACCCAAAGGCGACGGGACGCTCTGA
- a CDS encoding M48 family metallopeptidase, which translates to MADHHLPGDPPVPLTLRRSARARRISLRISGLDGRVTLTLPSRVPDREALDFAREKESWIRDHLAKHPECIDVDYGSVLPIDGRPRQVMAGRGRRVLLEPDQVTVPGGASGAKPGRRIQRYLQELARDRLAAASDHYAAALGCPYSRISLRDTRSRWGSCSSEGALMYSWRLILAPPDVLRYVAAHEVAHLAEMNHSPAFWATVRQLYGSYDGAREWLRREGNQLHRYRF; encoded by the coding sequence ATGGCTGATCATCACCTGCCTGGAGACCCGCCGGTTCCGCTGACGCTGCGCCGCTCTGCGCGGGCGCGGCGGATCAGTCTGCGCATCTCGGGGCTGGATGGTCGGGTGACGCTGACGCTGCCGTCACGGGTCCCGGATCGCGAAGCGCTGGATTTCGCGCGGGAAAAGGAAAGCTGGATTCGCGACCATCTGGCCAAGCATCCTGAGTGCATTGATGTGGATTACGGCAGCGTGCTGCCGATCGATGGTCGACCACGGCAGGTGATGGCCGGGCGCGGGCGCAGGGTGCTGTTGGAACCGGATCAGGTGACGGTGCCGGGGGGCGCCAGCGGGGCGAAGCCCGGGCGCCGGATTCAACGCTATCTACAGGAGCTTGCGCGTGACAGGCTGGCGGCGGCCTCTGATCACTACGCTGCCGCGCTGGGGTGCCCCTACAGCCGTATCAGTCTGCGCGACACGCGCTCACGCTGGGGGTCCTGTTCCTCTGAAGGGGCGCTAATGTACTCATGGCGGTTGATTCTGGCCCCGCCTGACGTGCTGCGCTATGTTGCCGCGCATGAGGTGGCCCACTTGGCGGAGATGAATCATTCGCCAGCATTCTGGGCCACTGTCCGGCAATTATACGGCAGCTATGACGGCGCGCGAGAGTGGCTGCGTCGCGAGGGGAATCAGCTGCATCGTTACCGTTTCTAA
- a CDS encoding GntR family transcriptional regulator, protein MSDPVSNPIRPTVEPPTGSAHDRVYRALRTRIMHGEIAPGEALTLRGIGREFDVSMTPARESVRRLVAEGALFLSSSGRVSTPELTNERIEELAALRALIEVELASRALPRAHIALIDRLQSINSNVAEMISKRDAVGYIRTNLEFHRTLYLRAQAPAMLAMAETVWLQLGPTMRALYGRLRRTEPPQNHKLIIAALKAGDEPGLRLAVRSDVTQGLRMLAG, encoded by the coding sequence ATGTCTGATCCTGTGTCCAACCCCATTCGCCCGACTGTTGAGCCGCCCACCGGCTCTGCCCACGACCGGGTCTACCGTGCATTACGCACCCGGATCATGCACGGCGAGATAGCACCGGGGGAGGCCCTGACACTCCGCGGGATTGGTCGTGAGTTTGATGTGTCGATGACGCCGGCCCGCGAATCGGTGCGGCGGTTGGTGGCAGAAGGGGCCTTGTTCCTGTCGTCTTCGGGTCGGGTATCGACGCCGGAGCTGACAAATGAGCGGATTGAGGAACTGGCAGCCCTGCGGGCGCTGATCGAGGTCGAGCTGGCCAGCCGGGCTCTGCCGCGCGCGCATATCGCGCTGATCGACCGGTTGCAGAGCATCAACAGCAATGTTGCCGAAATGATCTCCAAGCGGGATGCCGTCGGCTATATCCGTACCAATCTGGAGTTTCACCGTACGCTGTATCTGCGGGCGCAGGCCCCGGCGATGCTGGCGATGGCGGAGACGGTCTGGCTGCAACTGGGGCCTACCATGCGGGCGCTTTATGGTCGGCTGCGGCGGACCGAACCGCCGCAGAATCACAAGTTGATCATTGCAGCACTTAAGGCTGGGGATGAACCGGGGTTGCGATTGGCAGTGCGTTCAGACGTGACACAAGGGCTGCGGATGCTAGCGGGATAG
- a CDS encoding Hint domain-containing protein: MALSNWLENLLTTLTGGRGEDKLGGTTGDDTMDAGEGDDTVAGEEGSDLIDGGEGDDIIYGDMGDGFDQGMQASPLTLDINNMHSVSHDGGTGSAGNYAVFSNVATLEDGTSISGKLILVEKSNANMSVEFGYTNGAEILLDGDRPGDQAKFRLEFFDPDTGETVYLNSTATFNDIDDNSYYGDAEAVIIDGSSFTSFGVSSDSSLTTNVNGDVVKATGSELNDYTDQDSWFSASFEDRSSIEFTLQTRAGLAGFTLSGDVLDDPVTTIIEQGADTIMAGVGDDVLHGQGGDDSLLGEEGDDLLDGGEGDDVMEGGTGADTLLGGAGGDTLSGGDGDDYIEGGEGDDKLSTGIGNDTLLGGEGNDTLNNSAGDDSLVGGVGDDSIVATDGFDTLEGGDGNDTMYGGNDDDLLLGGADNDLMYGESGNDSLDGGTGDDVMDGGVGNDTLMGGLGADTIAGGDGDDYIDGGDGDDSLTTGLGNDTLIGGAGNDTLRNSAGDDSLVGGTGDDSIVATDGNDTLEGGDGADTMYGGNDDDLLVGGAGDDKMYGEADADTFRMSDGFGNDTISGGEAGNDSDHIDLSNVTNSVNVTYSGYEAGQITDGTDTISFSEIEQLTLTDQADVVDASADNAGVDIDAGAGDDTITFGEGDDSITGGAGDDELLLTEGGGVDTVSDFDLNDDDGNGFYNDQLDVSDLAGGSGTDGAVRTSDVAVADDGFGNALLTFPGGEQLVLQGVTPAQMSSHNQLYAAGIPCFTPDVRLATRRGAIPAGQIRVGDLLQTADNGFQPVIWVGKRHLSAAELMRRPQLRPYCLRPGGVLSPDRPMLLSPQHRLIVNDRCLMPEQPRDESFVSAKLLAEMDADFAEQVTHQTPVTYVHLMTEQHEVIFAEGITTETFWPGPEAIRGLSVDDLRELLTLFPELATVHGLSGESGRSQVRKTYGDLARRSLRRRDITDRRAA, translated from the coding sequence ATGGCCCTTTCAAATTGGCTCGAAAATCTCCTCACAACGCTTACAGGTGGCAGGGGCGAGGACAAACTTGGCGGCACAACTGGTGATGACACTATGGATGCCGGCGAGGGGGACGACACTGTCGCAGGTGAGGAGGGAAGCGATCTTATCGACGGCGGTGAAGGCGACGATATCATCTATGGCGACATGGGGGACGGGTTTGATCAGGGAATGCAGGCCTCTCCGCTGACCCTGGATATCAACAATATGCATAGCGTGTCCCACGATGGTGGCACAGGCTCCGCAGGCAACTATGCGGTATTCAGCAACGTTGCCACCCTTGAGGACGGCACCAGCATTTCCGGAAAATTGATTCTGGTCGAAAAATCCAACGCCAATATGTCGGTGGAATTTGGCTATACGAATGGTGCAGAAATCCTGCTGGATGGGGATCGGCCCGGCGATCAGGCCAAATTTCGGCTGGAGTTCTTTGATCCTGATACCGGAGAGACTGTCTACCTCAACTCCACCGCGACCTTCAATGACATCGACGACAACAGTTATTACGGCGACGCAGAAGCAGTCATTATTGACGGCAGCAGCTTTACCTCTTTTGGCGTGTCATCGGATTCGTCGCTAACCACCAACGTCAACGGGGATGTCGTCAAAGCCACCGGATCAGAACTGAACGACTACACTGATCAGGATTCCTGGTTCTCCGCCTCGTTTGAGGACCGCTCCTCAATTGAATTCACCCTTCAAACCCGTGCAGGCTTGGCCGGGTTTACCCTGTCCGGTGACGTTCTGGATGATCCGGTTACCACCATTATCGAGCAAGGGGCCGATACGATCATGGCCGGTGTTGGCGATGACGTTCTCCATGGCCAGGGGGGCGACGATTCGCTGCTTGGCGAGGAAGGGGATGACCTGCTGGACGGCGGTGAAGGCGACGATGTCATGGAGGGGGGCACAGGTGCCGACACCTTGCTTGGAGGTGCCGGTGGCGACACGCTCTCTGGCGGCGACGGAGACGACTATATTGAGGGCGGTGAAGGCGACGACAAACTGTCCACCGGCATCGGCAATGATACCCTCCTTGGCGGTGAGGGGAATGACACGCTGAACAACTCCGCCGGTGATGACAGCCTGGTTGGCGGTGTCGGTGACGACAGCATCGTGGCAACTGATGGCTTTGACACGCTGGAAGGCGGCGATGGTAATGACACTATGTACGGCGGCAATGACGACGACCTGCTGCTTGGAGGCGCCGACAATGACCTCATGTATGGCGAGTCCGGTAACGACAGCTTAGATGGTGGCACCGGCGACGACGTGATGGATGGCGGTGTCGGGAACGATACGCTGATGGGTGGCCTCGGCGCCGATACCATCGCGGGCGGCGATGGTGACGACTACATCGACGGCGGCGACGGCGACGACAGCCTGACCACTGGGCTTGGCAATGACACGCTGATTGGTGGGGCCGGCAATGACACGCTGCGCAACTCAGCCGGTGACGACAGCCTGGTCGGCGGTACCGGCGACGACAGCATTGTCGCAACCGATGGCAATGACACGCTGGAAGGCGGCGATGGCGCCGACACCATGTACGGTGGCAATGACGACGACCTTCTGGTCGGCGGCGCCGGTGATGACAAGATGTATGGCGAAGCCGATGCTGACACCTTCCGGATGTCGGATGGTTTTGGCAATGACACCATTTCGGGCGGTGAAGCCGGAAACGATTCCGACCACATCGACCTGTCGAATGTCACCAACAGTGTCAACGTCACCTATTCCGGCTATGAGGCCGGTCAGATCACCGATGGCACCGACACGATCTCCTTCAGCGAGATTGAACAGCTGACCCTGACCGATCAGGCGGATGTGGTTGATGCCTCCGCCGACAACGCTGGGGTGGATATCGATGCCGGTGCTGGCGACGATACGATCACATTCGGCGAAGGCGACGATTCCATCACCGGCGGGGCCGGCGATGATGAACTGCTTCTGACGGAGGGCGGCGGTGTCGATACCGTCAGTGACTTCGATCTGAACGATGACGATGGCAACGGGTTTTACAATGACCAGCTGGATGTCTCTGACTTGGCCGGCGGCAGCGGGACTGATGGCGCAGTGCGCACCAGCGACGTCGCCGTCGCCGACGACGGGTTCGGCAATGCGCTCCTGACCTTCCCCGGCGGGGAGCAATTGGTGCTTCAGGGTGTCACGCCCGCGCAGATGAGCAGCCACAACCAGCTCTACGCCGCAGGCATTCCCTGCTTTACGCCTGACGTACGGCTCGCCACACGCCGGGGCGCCATTCCTGCCGGTCAGATCCGTGTCGGGGATCTGCTGCAAACCGCAGACAATGGATTTCAGCCGGTGATCTGGGTTGGCAAGCGCCACCTTAGCGCGGCCGAACTCATGCGGCGTCCACAGTTGCGCCCCTATTGCCTGCGCCCGGGCGGGGTGCTGTCACCGGACCGACCGATGCTGCTGTCCCCGCAACACCGCCTGATCGTCAACGACCGCTGCCTGATGCCGGAACAGCCGCGTGATGAAAGCTTTGTGTCCGCAAAACTCCTTGCCGAGATGGACGCGGACTTTGCAGAACAGGTAACACATCAGACTCCGGTCACCTATGTCCACCTGATGACGGAGCAGCACGAGGTCATTTTTGCAGAAGGCATCACGACGGAAACCTTCTGGCCCGGCCCGGAGGCGATCCGCGGCCTGTCGGTAGATGACCTGCGCGAGCTGCTGACACTATTCCCGGAGCTGGCAACAGTGCATGGGCTGTCAGGCGAATCTGGCCGCAGTCAGGTCCGCAAGACCTACGGCGATCTCGCCCGCCGATCCCTTAGACGCCGCGACATTACCGATCGACGTGCCGCGTAG
- a CDS encoding dihydrolipoyl dehydrogenase family protein, translating into MHEITCDLLVIGAGSGGLSVAAGASQMGADVVLLEGHKMGGDCLNYGCVPSKALLAAAKVAYGQAHANAYGVADQVPAVDYAAAKDHVQDVIATIAPVDSQERFEGFGVRVLRDYGRFVDDRVVEAGEHRITARRIVIATGSSPLVPPIDGLGDVPFYTNETLFELRERPEHLLIIGGGPIGMEMAQAHIRLGSKVTVIEGDRALGKDDPELAAIVLDQLRGEGVEIAEGAQAETITSTEAGGIRVRTKDGRQFDGSHLLMAVGRKANIDKLNLEAAGVETNRAGVVVDDSLRSSNRRVYAIGDVAGGMQFTHVAGYHAGIIIRSILFGLPSKAKTHHIPWATYTAPELAQVGLTEAQARARHGDRLEVARFDYHHNDRALAERKSKGLIKVMVVKGRPVGASVVGHQAGELVALWSMAIANNLKMSQVAGMVAPYPTISEVNKRVAGAYFSPRLFDSPMVKRVVQFVQRWLP; encoded by the coding sequence ATGCATGAGATAACTTGCGATCTGCTGGTGATCGGGGCCGGATCGGGCGGGTTGTCCGTCGCGGCAGGGGCGAGTCAGATGGGCGCCGACGTGGTGCTGCTGGAAGGTCATAAAATGGGCGGGGATTGCCTGAACTATGGCTGCGTGCCCTCTAAGGCGCTGCTTGCCGCTGCCAAGGTTGCTTATGGTCAGGCCCATGCCAATGCCTATGGTGTCGCGGATCAGGTGCCGGCGGTGGATTACGCTGCGGCGAAGGATCATGTGCAGGACGTGATCGCCACCATCGCGCCGGTGGACAGTCAGGAGCGGTTTGAAGGCTTTGGCGTGCGCGTCCTTCGCGACTACGGTCGGTTTGTCGATGATCGCGTGGTCGAGGCGGGGGAACATCGGATCACAGCCCGCCGGATTGTGATCGCCACGGGGTCCTCTCCGCTTGTGCCGCCCATCGATGGGCTGGGGGATGTGCCCTTTTATACCAATGAGACGCTGTTTGAGCTGCGCGAGCGGCCAGAGCATCTGCTGATCATCGGCGGTGGTCCCATCGGTATGGAAATGGCGCAGGCCCATATCCGGCTGGGCAGCAAGGTGACCGTGATTGAGGGCGACCGGGCGCTGGGCAAGGACGACCCGGAGCTGGCGGCCATTGTACTGGACCAGTTACGCGGCGAAGGTGTGGAGATCGCCGAGGGGGCGCAGGCCGAAACGATCACCTCTACGGAGGCAGGGGGCATTCGTGTGCGCACCAAGGATGGGCGTCAGTTCGACGGCAGCCATCTTTTGATGGCGGTTGGGCGGAAGGCCAACATAGATAAATTGAATCTGGAAGCAGCCGGGGTAGAGACGAACCGGGCAGGGGTGGTGGTGGACGACAGCCTGCGCAGCAGCAACCGCCGGGTCTATGCCATTGGTGATGTGGCGGGCGGGATGCAGTTCACCCATGTGGCGGGGTATCACGCCGGGATCATCATCCGCTCAATCCTGTTTGGCCTGCCGTCCAAGGCCAAAACCCATCATATCCCCTGGGCGACCTATACCGCGCCAGAACTGGCGCAAGTTGGTCTCACGGAGGCGCAGGCGCGTGCGCGACACGGCGACCGGCTGGAGGTGGCCCGGTTTGACTATCACCACAACGACCGCGCCCTGGCTGAGCGCAAAAGCAAGGGGCTGATCAAGGTGATGGTGGTCAAGGGCCGCCCGGTTGGCGCCTCCGTCGTGGGGCATCAGGCGGGGGAGCTGGTGGCGCTTTGGTCCATGGCCATCGCCAATAATCTGAAGATGAGCCAGGTCGCGGGCATGGTGGCGCCCTATCCCACCATATCGGAGGTGAATAAACGCGTCGCAGGGGCCTATTTCTCGCCACGGCTTTTTGATAGTCCAATGGTGAAACGAGTGGTGCAATTTGTGCAGCGCTGGCTCCCGTAA
- a CDS encoding TIGR02300 family protein, with the protein MPNEEWGVKRVCPTTGKRFYDLNKNPIVSPYTGEVVELNNGKSRMIEADAEDAASRKAKENTDGDDAVLDDADDVDLDLGDDVLDDDDDEDNVSLDEIADVASEDDES; encoded by the coding sequence ATGCCCAATGAAGAATGGGGTGTAAAGCGCGTCTGCCCGACAACCGGCAAACGTTTTTACGACCTGAACAAGAACCCGATCGTCAGCCCCTACACCGGTGAGGTTGTCGAACTGAACAACGGCAAAAGCCGCATGATCGAGGCCGACGCCGAAGATGCGGCCAGCCGCAAGGCAAAAGAAAACACCGACGGTGATGACGCGGTGCTTGATGATGCAGATGATGTCGATCTGGATCTGGGCGACGACGTCCTGGACGACGATGATGACGAGGACAACGTCTCGCTCGACGAGATCGCCGACGTCGCTTCCGAAGACGACGAGTCCTAA
- a CDS encoding putative quinol monooxygenase, giving the protein MTIWVTLEMRVKDGAFNALSAFLEENLPNVRGFDGALSVTLYYDAQTRAFLLHEEWLSREHHQTYLAFIDEHGVMAALLGFMEGPPKVTYYDRLVL; this is encoded by the coding sequence ATGACGATTTGGGTCACGCTTGAAATGCGTGTAAAGGACGGGGCGTTTAACGCATTGTCGGCGTTTCTGGAAGAGAACCTGCCGAACGTGCGCGGCTTCGACGGGGCGTTGAGTGTCACGCTTTACTATGATGCGCAAACACGGGCGTTTCTTCTCCACGAAGAGTGGCTGAGCCGTGAGCACCATCAGACGTATCTCGCCTTCATTGACGAGCATGGAGTTATGGCGGCTCTTCTCGGCTTCATGGAAGGGCCGCCCAAGGTCACCTACTACGACCGGTTGGTACTATGA
- a CDS encoding helix-turn-helix transcriptional regulator — translation MVRGHGVKTCAALEDKVLLLPDGLHSFAGAEAIMTSGRAGIFHKLLHQDAFGTEFFSNVPCLAYVLRGRETFFDADGEETVVASGDTLLVPRHHHMVSEFSSETGPLEAVLFFFNDAVITDFLAATSHGVTAAPRSKTALFAGSPSLREYVGALPRVYSGLQASPALVKSKLFELLLLLDLHDREGQLWRFLAHENSERGRRNIKQVMRAHALADLSVADYARLSGRSVSTFQRDFKRAFGEVPSVWLRRARLDHARDMVIDGKEPIADIALAAGFSDTSHFIKAYKFQFDHTPKQHRLHLA, via the coding sequence ATGGTCCGTGGACACGGGGTTAAGACCTGCGCCGCCTTAGAGGATAAGGTTCTGTTGCTTCCCGATGGGCTTCACAGTTTTGCAGGGGCAGAGGCGATCATGACCAGTGGCCGGGCGGGGATCTTTCATAAGCTGCTGCATCAAGATGCTTTTGGAACTGAGTTTTTCTCCAATGTGCCGTGTCTTGCATATGTGCTGAGGGGGCGCGAAACCTTTTTCGACGCGGATGGAGAAGAGACCGTTGTTGCATCGGGCGACACGCTACTGGTGCCACGGCATCATCACATGGTGTCTGAGTTCTCAAGTGAAACGGGGCCGCTTGAGGCGGTCTTATTCTTTTTCAACGATGCGGTGATCACCGACTTTCTCGCAGCTACCTCGCATGGCGTGACAGCTGCACCGCGCAGCAAGACGGCCCTGTTTGCAGGGTCGCCGTCGCTGCGCGAATATGTCGGTGCGCTGCCTCGGGTCTACAGTGGCCTGCAGGCCTCCCCGGCACTTGTGAAGTCGAAACTGTTCGAGCTGCTGTTACTTCTGGATCTGCACGATCGTGAGGGACAGTTGTGGCGATTTCTGGCTCACGAGAACTCCGAGCGCGGCCGCCGCAATATCAAGCAGGTTATGCGAGCGCATGCGCTCGCGGATTTGTCGGTTGCGGATTATGCGAGGCTTTCTGGACGGTCGGTGTCGACCTTTCAGCGTGACTTCAAGCGTGCCTTTGGGGAGGTTCCAAGCGTCTGGCTGCGCCGTGCGCGGCTCGACCACGCCCGAGACATGGTGATCGACGGGAAAGAGCCGATTGCAGATATCGCGCTTGCTGCTGGGTTCTCCGACACCTCACACTTCATCAAAGCCTATAAGTTCCAGTTTGATCATACGCCGAAGCAGCATCGCTTGCATCTGGCCTGA
- a CDS encoding DUF1206 domain-containing protein, with protein sequence MSDRLKSELANRTLPSQQTRNEILDQINPDDFSWAIPIMRTGYGGRALVYLTIAGTSLWSIWQGGDAKGTTAALEWLDGGWGTIVLLFIILGLTAYAIWRVVDSIWDLEAYGLGVKGLVARTAMIVTGLVHLVMAGLAVAVLIDHQSDSNSRGDKIAQLASSSTGTIIFSVVGLLTLSAAVYYLHKAWDEGYRTHLKANQLTRRLNTLLKIGVAANGVVIGVIGALIMKAAVSASADNPDGIGSVFDWLQAQVFGQILVTALCLGLLGFALFCWINALYRVVPKASSSGTKTLGDVLSGD encoded by the coding sequence ATGTCAGACCGCCTAAAATCAGAGCTCGCAAACCGTACCCTGCCCTCGCAGCAAACCCGCAATGAGATTCTTGACCAGATCAACCCAGATGACTTCTCCTGGGCAATACCAATCATGCGTACCGGCTATGGTGGTCGGGCGCTGGTCTATCTCACGATTGCCGGTACCTCGCTGTGGTCGATCTGGCAGGGAGGCGATGCCAAAGGAACCACTGCGGCTTTGGAATGGTTGGATGGGGGATGGGGCACAATCGTTCTGCTTTTCATCATTCTTGGGCTGACGGCCTACGCAATTTGGCGTGTCGTCGACAGCATCTGGGATCTCGAAGCCTATGGCCTGGGTGTAAAGGGGCTTGTCGCCCGCACGGCTATGATCGTGACGGGCCTCGTTCATCTCGTCATGGCAGGCCTCGCCGTTGCGGTCCTCATCGATCACCAATCTGACAGCAACTCCCGCGGTGATAAGATCGCGCAACTTGCGTCGTCTTCGACTGGCACGATTATTTTTAGCGTGGTGGGCCTCCTGACTCTGAGTGCAGCCGTCTACTACCTTCACAAAGCATGGGACGAAGGCTACCGGACACACCTCAAAGCCAATCAGCTTACCCGACGCCTCAATACCTTGCTGAAAATCGGGGTCGCCGCAAACGGCGTGGTTATTGGCGTTATCGGAGCACTTATCATGAAGGCCGCCGTGTCGGCCTCCGCTGACAATCCAGACGGTATCGGTAGTGTCTTTGACTGGCTGCAGGCGCAGGTTTTTGGTCAGATCCTTGTCACGGCTCTCTGCCTCGGACTTTTGGGCTTTGCGCTGTTCTGCTGGATAAATGCACTGTATCGCGTTGTGCCCAAGGCCAGCTCTAGCGGCACAAAGACCCTCGGCGATGTACTCAGCGGCGACTGA